A genomic stretch from Telopea speciosissima isolate NSW1024214 ecotype Mountain lineage chromosome 7, Tspe_v1, whole genome shotgun sequence includes:
- the LOC122668934 gene encoding uncharacterized protein LOC122668934 — MLRRQGLRLLGLGINRSDWGVMALLYNKDTFLAGFHGFSRVCVAKERYRFPGKPWFDVSGSFQINAMDALSLKGCSDRSSGCLYRRVDNGFHKPCALAPYKQLVRDSEVGLERGTAAWLTNGSGTYQRGSPLGFPDHPMPKKLIVAVDVDEVLGSFISALNKFIADRYSLNCSVSEYHVYEFFKIWNCSRDEADIRVHEFFKTSYFKTGIHPIPGAQRILHKLSSFCDLSVVTSRQNVIKDHTIEWIEKHYPGLFREIHFGNHFALDGKSRPKSDICRSLGAQVLIDDNPRYAVECAEVGIRVLLFDYQNSYPWCKTGSDNLHPLVTKVHDWEEVEQQLVSWIIS, encoded by the exons ATGTTAAGGAGGCAAGGTTTGCGGTTGCTTGGTCTTGGAATCAATAGATCAGATTGGGGTGTGATGGCTTTACTTTAtaataaggatacttttttggCGGGTTTCCATGGGTTTAGTCGAGTGTGTGTCGCAAAGGAGCGGTATCGATTTcctggaaagccttggtttgaTGTCTCTGGCAGTTTTCAAATAAATGCCATGGATGCCTTGAGCTTGAAAGGCTGCTCTGATCGCAGCAGCGGCTGCCTTTATAGAAGAGTTGACAATGGATTCCATAAACCTTGTGCATTGGCTCCATACAAACAGCTGGTTCGTGATTCGGAGGTTGGGCTTGAAAGAGGCACAGCTGCTTGGTTGACGAATGGCTCTGGAACGTATCAACGTGGGAGCCCTCTTGGATTCCCGGACCATCCAATGCCCAAGAAACTCATTGTTGCTGTTGACGTGGATGAGG TTCTTGGAAGCTTCATTTCAGCATTGAACAAATTTATTGCCGATCGATACTCTTTGAATTGCTCAGTTTCAGAGTATCATGTCTATGAGTTCTTTAAG ATATGGAATTGTTCACGTGATGAAG CTGATATCCGAGTCCATGAATTCTTTAAGACTTCTTATTTCAAGACAGGGATCCATCCAATACCAGGTGCTCAGAGGATTCTCCATAAGTTATCTTCATTTTGTGATCTATCAGTCGTGAC GTCTCGGCAAAATGTAATCAAAGACCACACAATTGAGTGGATTGAGAAACACTACCCTGGACTGTTTCGGGAGATTCACTTTGGCAATCACTTTGCCCTGGATGGGAAGTCGAGACCAAAATCAGATATTTGCAG GTCCTTGGGAGCACAAGTACTGATCGATGATAATCCACGATATGCTGTTGAATGTGCTGAAGTTGgaatcagggttcttctttttGATTATCAGAATTCATATCCTTGGTGCAAGACCGGGTCGGATAATTTACACCCCTTGGTGACTAAAGTTCATGACTGGGAAGAAGTAGAGCAACAGTTAGTCTCATGGATAATATCCTAG